GAAGGCCCATGGCCGATAGAAGTATCGCATCTGATTTGCGGGCGATTTCCATCGATTCTTCAGGCAGGGATACACCGTAGTCACGATAATGACCCGCGCCTGCGGGTACCGATGTGAAATCGAGCCCGAAAGCGCCGCTTGCTGCGGCGACCTCGCTCAGCAGATCCACCGTCGGCGCCATGATTTCCGGCCCGATGCCATCGCCTTCGAACACGGCCACTGAAAATCGCGGCGGCGCGTTGCGCCCGTTGGTGCTGCCAGAAGGTGGGTTTGAAACACTCATCGATCGTCGTCCTCCGATTTCACCGCAGACTTATCGGCAAACAATGTCGTTGACAATGCATAAATTAATGCATACGCAATTTATGACCTTGTGATGTGGCTGACGCCGCGCAAGTGTTGAACGCAATCTCGGGAGGAACCGAAATGAAGCTCGGACTTGGAACTTGGGGTGCGCTTGCAGCCCTTTCGGCTGCCGTCATGGCTGCACCTGCGCAGGCGCAGGAATATCCCTATCGCGACATCACGACCGTCGTTGTCTGGGGTGCAGGCGGGGGTACCGATTCCATCAACCGCATGATCATGGCGGAGATGGAAAAGGAGCTGCCGGTCAATATCACGGTCACCAACACCACCGGCGGCGTCGCCGGCTCAAACGGCATGACCTATGTGCTGAACCAGCCTGCTGATGGCTACACGCTTGCAGGCATTTCCGAATCCAACGTAACCGCTGCCGTGCAGGGCGGCTGGGACAAGAAGTTCGATGTCTGGCATCCCTTCATCGTCGGTGGCTCGCCGGATCTGATATCGGTGACGGCAGATTCCGAATATGAGAGCCTGGAAGCGCTGATCGAAGCCGCGAAGAAGGAGCCGGGTTCGGTTACTGCAGCGGCTTCCGGTGCCGGCTCGATCCACCACCTGAACCTGCTTGCGCTGGAGAATGGCACCGGTGCCAAGTTCAAATTCGTGCCCTACGGTGGCTCAGGTCCTGCACAGGAAGCAGCCGTTGCCGGTGAAGTGGACGTAATCGTTACTTCGCTTGCCGAGCAGCAGGGCCTCATCAAGGGTGGCCAGCTGAAGCCGCTCGCGATGCTTGTTCCTGAAAAGGGTGATATTGACGGCACGGAGATCCCGTCCGCCTTCGACAGCTATTCGGACCTTTCCAAGTATCTTCCGCTGAAGCAGGCCATCGGCTTTGCGGTTCTGGCCGATGCGCCGGATGAGGCCAAGAAGGTGCTTGAGGAAGCCTTTGCCAAGGCCATGCAGTCGGAAAAGGTGAAGGAGTGGGCCGCGTCGAACTATTACGACCTGTCCGGCCTTGCAGGTGCGGAAGCTTCCGAGCAGTTCGCCAAGCTTGAAAGCAACTTCGCCTGGACACTGAAGGAGCTGGACTCTGCCGCAGTCGATCCAGCCGAACTGGGTATTCCCAAGCCTTGACCGCCATGTGATGCGGGGGCGTCTGCACCGGGTGTTTGAAGCGCCCGGTGCAGTGATCTTTTGACAAGCAGAGGCGCTTGGTAATGCAAGACAAGACGAGGCTGCGGCAGCAGGATTTCTGGACGGCTCTTGTGCTGATCGCGATCAGCATCTTCTTTCTCTACAAGACGAGCGAGATCCCGTTTTTCCGCGCCAATGCCGCAGGCGTTGAATCGGGCCAGTGGTACAATTCGGCGGCCCTTGTTCCCTATGGCATCTTCGCGGCCATACTTCTTCTGGGCCTGAGCCTTCTGCTCACCGCAATCCGCCAGGGCGGGGCGCCCAATGCGCTTCAGGTGCAGGCCGTGCGCGACTGGATGTTCTCGTCATCGGCTGGCCGCATGGGAGCGGTGGCGCTGATCCTGCTTTGCTACATCTTCTGCCTGGTCCCGCGCGTAGACTTCATCATCGGCAGCGCGCTGGTCATTCTGGCATTGACCTATGGCTTCCATGTTCAGCGTCCGCGCGCGACCTTCATCGCGCTTGTCGCGGTTCTCATTCCGTCGATCTACGCTCTGCTTTTCCACTTCCCGCAATCGGAATGGAACACGCCGCATGATGACGACTGGCTGGCGCTGGCCGCCTTCTTCGTCCTCACAATCACCATGTTCATCGACATCCGCATGGCTGGCGAGAAACCGGATGGCTTCCTGAAAGCCGCACCGCTCGTGGCGCTTCTTGTGCCAGCCTTGCTGATCGTCGCCATGGCTTTCGGCTTCCGGCAGAACGTGCCGAACCGCACCGGTCTCT
This genomic window from Nitratireductor basaltis contains:
- a CDS encoding tripartite tricarboxylate transporter substrate binding protein — protein: MKLGLGTWGALAALSAAVMAAPAQAQEYPYRDITTVVVWGAGGGTDSINRMIMAEMEKELPVNITVTNTTGGVAGSNGMTYVLNQPADGYTLAGISESNVTAAVQGGWDKKFDVWHPFIVGGSPDLISVTADSEYESLEALIEAAKKEPGSVTAAASGAGSIHHLNLLALENGTGAKFKFVPYGGSGPAQEAAVAGEVDVIVTSLAEQQGLIKGGQLKPLAMLVPEKGDIDGTEIPSAFDSYSDLSKYLPLKQAIGFAVLADAPDEAKKVLEEAFAKAMQSEKVKEWAASNYYDLSGLAGAEASEQFAKLESNFAWTLKELDSAAVDPAELGIPKP